The Schizosaccharomyces pombe strain 972h- genome assembly, chromosome: I genome contains a region encoding:
- the mug130 gene encoding protein mug130, with amino-acid sequence MICKYIYLAIFVFGTARIPKPSACLPGDFWKTKQEIEVQKKIDEFNQYRISALWSMVSKMEDPTLSGLDGRYIVVDQNQLYLSPISKKSEKLIFRFNLNHRGYLEVKSGFRAFIENKYSPLVFHATSWTNGFSIDVQKTNPISSYTPFVMQYLNSPWFSACRVESGNWQVFVGRMNMNEHEHCYPMSLIMKREDTWLRYYHKNNRNPIDWKLVQDCAMWPDGYPGTGRESEKGSNLEAITR; translated from the exons ATGATTTgcaaatatatatatttagCCATATTCGTATTTGGAACAGCAAGGATCCCAAAACCTAGCGCTTGTTTACCTGGGGATTTTTGGAAGACAAAACAGGAAATTGAGgtacaaaagaaaatagatGAATTTAACCAGTACAGGATATCTGCCCTGTGGTCTATGGTTTCAAAGATGGAAGATCCGACACTTAGTGGACTGGATGGCAGATACATAGTTGTAgatcaaaatcaattatatttatcacctatttcaaaaaagtcTGAAAAGCTGATCTTTCGgtttaatttaaatcataGAGGATATCTCGAGGTGAAAAG CGGATTTAGAGCTTTTAtcgaaaataaatattctCCACTGGTTTTTCATGCTACTAGTTGGACAAATGGATTTTCCATTGATgtacaaaaaacaaatcccATATCCTCGTATACTCCATTTGTCATGCAATATCTCAATTCACCCTGGTTTTCTGCTTGTAGAGTTGAGTCGGGAAATTGGCAAGTATTTGTAGGAAGGATGAATATGAATGAGCATGAGCACTGCTACCCAATGTCACTAATTATGAAGCGAGAAGATACTTGGCTCAGATATTATCACAAAAACAATAGAAATCCGATAGACTGGAAATTAGTCCAAGATTGTGCAATGTGGCCCGATGGATATCCTGGAACAGGTAGGGAATCAGAAAAGGGCTCCAACCTTGAAGCAATTACCCGTtga
- the brr6 gene encoding nuclear envelope protein Brr6/Brl1 translates to MEMYVEDVPMPDIGPDSVLNTPIRPKYEILKSKKKTQNENDPEPMDISMSPDEKNLKKSTVRRKLRKSKPNSSSNQVSSRTRALTKRSNSSNAIIKANNQDSVYVSDWTNVHRDIPIVVSGYLQLMFNACVASIFLYFLFKIVFGIQNDVRNRVEYHKILQEEQAADCQREYLSINCDSPGPAIFEVCQKLKQCKMESSNNVGSTKLAALVFAEIIDAFISHISYKTMVFSLILVFGSLLTSNYAFGLYRARHSQNIHDYAANAIPAMIPSSRFLPSNLSDISNRNLIEAASQEEEI, encoded by the coding sequence atggaaatgTACGTTGAAGATGTACCGATGCCGGATATTGGGCCTGATTCCGTCTTAAATACGCCAATTCGACCgaaatatgaaattttgaaaagtaaaaaaaaaacccaGAATGAGAATGATCCAGAGCCAATGGATATTTCAATGTCTCCTGacgaaaaaaatctcaaaaaGTCGACTGTCAGGCGTAAATTGCGAAAATCAAAGCCCAACTCTTCTTCAAATCAGGTTTCTTCTCGTACTCGAGCGTTGACTAAGAGGTCCAATTCTTCGAACGCGATCATAAAAGCCAACAATCAAGATTCTGTGTATGTTTCAGATTGGACAAATGTTCATCGAGATATACCTATCGTTGTTAGTGGTTATTTGCAACTGATGTTTAATGCGTGCGTTGCTTCaatctttctttattttttgtttaaaattgtCTTTGGCATTCAAAACGATGTCCGAAATCGTGTTGAGTATCATAAAATACTGCAAGAAGAACAAGCTGCTGACTGTCAACGGGAATATCTTTCTATTAACTGTGACTCTCCAGGACCTGctatttttgaagtttgtCAAAAACTGAAACAATGTAAAATGGAAAGTTCTAATAATGTCGGTTCTACAAAGTTGGCAGCGTTAGTTTTTGCTGAGATTATAGACGCTTTTATAAGTCATATTTCTTATAAAACTATGGTTTTTTCCCTCATTCTTGTATTTGGAAGTCTACTAACATCCAATTACGCCTTTGGTCTTTATAGAGCTAGACATTCTCAAAATATCCACGATTATGCTGCCAACGCTATCCCGGCGATGATACCGTCCAGTAGATTCCTTCCTTCCAATCTTTCTGATATTTCCAATAGAAACCTTATCGAAGCTGCCTCTCAGGAGGAAGAAATTTGA
- the cdc24 gene encoding DNA replication protein Cdc24, with product MDFPGLIKKIKEDLENRLVEKSKQPAFTDYWLINKTISLLKEYPSGFSYPILINEIELACSERNKLDNVFSSLEWLTKSDAVIYLEDQFHFHCYDYYYTPIPSLKLKDSEENTCEMILHSSFYLLFHEPFNILKGSTLRFSQSRIHQKWYLRKQIRFLPTTSFVPVLQYAASKSFVKSMVESTEHEFFQIRDITISKSDQGVKRITVELGRIISLDKKGAFLIDNNTNFIHFSGTYHDFPKLLDKQQYLLIPFWSTVWEGSTNWQDGMIGILVILSENDFEEKKCDSWQVGRLAAVNSNFLVLDNNGQRVKILYSNSQKHYFKDTYIGDLLCISPINHSSDNLSDYSCVSDTTTEILSNLENPLSSNFLRNDLCKFSNLFSGVSGHLKIQPLTLVITGFVANLTRQSDLNTSLVLPEVNPLTAKMEVIDCLRNSFWAALRPNCVSYFASMISGFKELFQKEMEFPIYLDLKSYKLGFHWCDIYVDSEHNCHIQKINSLPCE from the exons ATGGATTTTCCAGGTctgattaaaaaaataaaagaagatcTAGAAAACCGCTTAGTTGAGAAATCTAAACAACCAGCATTCACTGATTACTG gttaataaacaaaactaTCAGCTTGTTAAAGGAGTATCCCTCAGGGTTTAGCTATCCCATTTTAATTAACGAGATTGAATTAGCG TGCTCGGAGAGAAATAAATTGGACAATG ttttttcttctttggAATGGTTAACGAAATCAGATGCAGTTATTTATTTGGAAGACcagtttcattttcattgcTATGATTATTATTATACCCCAATACCGTCTTTGAAGCTGAAAGATAGTGAGGAGAATACGTGCGAAATGATTTTGCATTCcagtttttatttactcttCCATGAACCATTTAACATTTTGAAAGGT TCAACTTTACGCTTTTCTCAGTCACGCATCCATCAAAAATGGTATTTACGAAAGCAAATACGTTTCCTTCCTACAACTAGCTTTGTTCCAGTATTGCAATATGCTGCatcaaaaagttttgtGAAATCAATGGTTGAATCAACTGAACAtgaattctttcaaatacGTGATATTACTATAAGCAAAAGTGATCAAGGTGTGAAACGAATTACTGTGGAATTGGGTCGCATCATTTCTTTAGACAAAAAAGGTGCTTTTCTTATAGACAACAATACCaattttatacatttcTCAGGGACTTACCATGATTTCCCTAAGCTGCTAGACAAGCAACAATACCTACTTATTCCATTTTGGAGTACCGTTTGGGAAGGCAGTACCAACTGGCAGGATGGAATGATCGGTATTTTGGTAATTTTAAGTGAGAATgactttgaagaaaaaaaatgcgaCTCCTGGCAAGTGGGACGCTTAGCTGCCgttaattcaaattttcttgtACTGGATAACAATGGTCAGCGAGTGAAGATATTGTATTCCAATTCTCAAAAGCATTATTTCAAGGATACCTATATTGGAGATTTGCTATGCATTAGCCCAATCAATCATTCTTCTGACAATCTAAGTGATTATTCATGCGTTAGTGACACAACGACTGAAATTC tGTCAAACTTGGAGAACCCGTTATCCTCAAACTTTTTGAGAAATGATTTATGCAAGTTCTCCAACCTTTTTTCAGGTGTTTCTGggcatttaaaaattcaaccGTTAACTTTGGTGATCACCGGATTTGTAGCGA ATTTAACCCGCCAATCTGATTTAAATACCAGTTTGGTCTTGCCGGAAGTAAATCCATTAACAGCAAAAATGGAGGTAATTGACTGTTTAAGGAATAGTTTTTGGGCAGCTTTACGACCGAATTGTGTTTCATATTTTGCGTCTATGATTTCCGgctttaaagaattattccaaaaagaaatggaatTTCCAATATACCTGGATTTGAAGTCGTACAAGCTCGGATTCCATTGGTGTGATATTTATGTGGACTCAGAACACAACTGccatatacaaaaaataaactctCTGCCGTGTGAATAG
- a CDS encoding esterase/lipase has product MGFATILYSIWVVLSSFVILSAYQLEVRKFLVKLLSKIVIGASESNVASFFAFVSEKSLEAASVKFVATIIAERMGAQFSSFYDKIFFVDMLGLGSLFALAAVNVLAARKLESELPASLEPSIGNRDQQKNSSLAKCFSRLFINDLHGTTVKRYPYISYLPNWLLAKNNAERLVYKSHLLLNAYSPPKSASASSVIVWVCGAKKSESIIIPYLSSLGFFVVVPNYAQPPKFPLSDAVEFVSLCVDWIVENAIYYDADPERIFFLGEDTGASVALESLKHIRPNSVKGIFALCPRSIQNLVWTNQSTIPMMTLHAGDVNPVSDSNDRESSEKASLIKNFVVPGAVPYYYEFTSPRTISTATFIARWFFLVEDNKKTI; this is encoded by the exons ATGGGGTTTGCGACGATTCTTTATTCTATTTGGGTAGTACTTTCATCTTTTGTGATTCTTTCAGCATACCAGCTGGAAGTTCGCAAATTTTTGGTTAAGTTGTTGTCCAAGATAGTCATCGGTGCATCTGAATCAAAtgttgcttctttttttgcttttgtttcaGAGAAAAGCTTAGAAGCGGCAAGCGTTAAGTTCGTTGCTACTATAATTGCTGAGCGTATGGGTGCccaattttcttctttctacgacaaaatattttttgttgatatGCTTGGCCTTGGATCCTTGTTTGCTTTGGCCGCTGTTAATGTACTTGCCGCCCGAAAACTCGAGTCTGAATTACCCGCATCTCTTGAACCAAGCATCGGTAACCGCGAtcagcaaaaaaatagctCACTTGCAAAATGCTTCAGTAGGTTATTTATCAATGATTTACATGGGACAACCGTCAAACGCTACCCATACATCTCTTATCTTCCTAACTGGCTTTTAGCCAAAAATAATGCTGAGCGTCTCGTTTACAAAAGTCACCTTTTATTAAACGCTTATTCACCTCCAAAATCTGCATCCGCATCTTCTGTTATTGTTTGGGTTTGTGGTGCTAAGAAATCCGAAAGCATTATCATTCCCTACCTTTCATCTTTAGGCTTCTTCGTAGTGGTTCCCAATTACGCCCAGCCTCCAAAATTTCCCCTTTCCGATGCCGTCGAATTTGTATCTTTGTGTGTAGATTGGATAGTAGAGAATGCCATCTATTATGATGCAGATCCAGAAcgtatttttttcctagGTGAAGATACTGGTGCGTCTGTCGCTCTTGAGAGTCTAAAACACATTCGACCAAACTCTGTAAAAGGCATTTTTGCTCTGTGTCCCCGTTCTATTCAAAATTTAGTGTGGACAAATCAATCCACTATTCCTATGATGACATTACATGCTGGAGATGTCAATCCGGTTAGCGACAGTAATGATAGAGAATCATCCGAAAAGGCATCattgattaaaaattttgttgtaCCTGGTGCTGTCCCTTATTATTATGAATTTACTTCTCCAAGAACAATCTCAACG GCTACGTTCATCGCACGTTGGTTCTTCTTAGTAGAAgataataagaaaacaatttaa
- the nnt1 gene encoding nicotinamide N-methyltransferase Nnt1, with amino-acid sequence MADNDFEGFGIFEEPEGFRPSTPPPKEVLHTRVIVPNGPEEIKLRLVGSHSLWAHYLWNSGIELANYIDKNPDTVRAKKVLELGAGAGLPSIVSAFDGAKFVVSTDYPDPALIDNLEHNVKQYAEIASKISAVGYLWGSNIKEVMSNAGFKDNEVFDILLLSDLVFNHTEHSKLIKSCKMAIEGNPNAVVYVFFTHHRPHLAKKDMIFFDIAQSEGFQIEKILEEKRTPMFEEDPGAPEIRATVHGYKMTIPIPV; translated from the exons ATGGCCGATAATGATTTCGAGggatttggaatttttgaagaaccTGAAGGGTTTCGACCTTCTACTCCTCCTCCTAAAGAAGTTTTACACACACGAGTTATAGTGCCGAATGG ACCAGAAGAAATCAAGTTGCGATTGGTAGGGAGTCATTCATTATGGGCACATTATCTCTGGAACAGCGGCATTGAATTAGCCAACTATATTGACAAAAACCCTGACACTGTACGTGCAAAAAAGGTACTTGAACTTGGAGCTGGAGCTGGTCTTCCTTCCATTGTTTCTGCTTTTGACGGAGCAAAATTTGTAGTTTCGACTGATTACCCTGATCCTGCTTTAATCGATAACCTTGAGCATAATGTTAAGCAATATGCTGAAATAGCCAGTAAAATTTCTGCAGTGGGATATCTCTGGGGTTCTAACATAAAAGAAGTCATGTCGAATGCTGGTTTTAAAGACAATGAGGTGTTTGATATTTTACTGCTTTCTGATTTAGTTTTCAACCATACTGAGCATTCAAAGCTGATAAAATCTTGCAAAATGGCTATTGAAGGTAATCCAAACGCTGTAGTCTACGTTTTCTTTACCCATCACCGTCCACATCTGGCTAAAAAAGATATGATCTTCTTCGACATCGCTCAAAGTGAGGGTTTTCAGATTGAAAAGattttagaagaaaaaagaaccCCTATGTTTGAAGAGGACCCTGGCGCTCCTGAAATACGTGCTACGGTTCACGGGTATAAAATGACTATTCCTATCCCGGTTTAG
- the pvg1 gene encoding Golgi pyruvyl transferase Pvg1, with protein sequence MFANINIRKSVWLFLLAAVSCTLFIYGVTRTDLQTLKNPSSLTSPSSSTSVDKKKPLFTKSPRNSASCESTITLQSNLLFTYYKHYFAGIKKVALIGFPDHPNKGDSAIYVAEKKLLDALNIEVVYITAQEADYSASELKSIISDIPRDEFALAFHGGGNFGDLYPDHQHLRELVVRDFPSFTTISFPQSVWYNEQQLLEQASILYAENPNITLVTRDRQSYGFAVDAFGKHNEVLLTPDIVFFMGPIPEIREATPITHDVLILARLDHEGGQQHGAEDYYRDTLNAANLTYSVEDWLLWDPPVAQNPDSSFDDRGQARYEAGAEFLASARVVITDRLHAHILSTLMGIPHIVVENSQMGKITNYHNTWLHGCTLDGVSVVVDSVDKALSLLLEWNEAGYF encoded by the coding sequence ATGTTCGCAAACATTAATATTCGAAAGTCCGTGTGGCTTTTTCTCCTTGCTGCCGTGTCTTGCACGCTGTTTATCTACGGCGTGACACGCACCGACTTGCAAACTTTGAAGAACCCTAGTAGTCTAACTTCTCCTTCCTCGTCTACTTCGGTTGACAAGAAAAAGCCCCTTTTCACCAAATCACCCAGAAATAGTGCTTCCTGTGAATCCACCATCACTCTGCAATCCAACTTACTCTTCACTTATTACAAGCATTACTTTGCAGGCATCAAGAAGGTTGCGCTCATTGGGTTTCCTGACCACCCCAACAAGGGTGATAGTGCAATCTATGTTGCTGAgaaaaagcttttggaTGCTTTGAATATTGAGGTTGTCTACATTACTGCTCAAGAGGCTGACTACTCTGCTTCTGAGTTGAAGTCGATCATCTCTGATATCCCCAGAGATGAGTTCGCACTTGCTTTCCACGGCGGTGGTAACTTTGGCGATTTATATCCTGACCATCAGCATTTACGTGAACTTGTCGTGCGAGATTTCCCTTCCTTCACCACCATATCCTTCCCTCAATCTGTCTGGTATAATGAACAACAACTTCTCGAACAGGCCTCTATTTTGTATGCCGAAAATCCTAATATCACTTTGGTCACTCGTGATAGGCAAAGCTATGGTTTTGCCGTTGATGCTTTTGGCAAGCATAATGAAGTTCTTCTTACCCCCGATATCGTCTTCTTCATGGGCCCCATCCCTGAGATTCGCGAGGCTACTCCCATCACTCATGATGTGTTGATTCTTGCTCGTCTCGATCACGAGGGTGGTCAGCAACATGGTGCTGAAGACTATTATCGCGATACTTTGAATGCCGCTAACTTGACCTACAGCGTTGAGGATTGGCTCTTGTGGGATCCTCCTGTTGCTCAAAATCCCGATTCTTCCTTTGATGATAGAGGCCAAGCTCGTTACGAAGCTGGTGCGGAATTCCTTGCCTCTGCTCGCGTCGTCATTACTGATCGTCTCCATGCTCACATCCTTAGCACTTTAATGGGTATTCCTCATATCGTCGTTGAAAACTCCCAAATGGGAAAAATTACTAACTATCATAATACCTGGCTACATGGTTGCACATTGGATGGTGTCAGTGTAGTCGTTGATTCCGTTGACAAGGCTTTGTCTTTGCTTCTCGAGTGGAATGAGGCCGGCTACTTTTAA
- a CDS encoding NAD-binding dehydrogenase family protein, whose translation MMQNIKDEAYKTYQNVKDEISSHLPQSAPEPTGPPFKCAIFGCGGINFGTAEGPWNNSQKLELVLGHRLQVVALLSPHKSSHERVLKQKAETEYASSYANTREFYSADEYLEYLDSHPEEKPDAYIIGIPPETHGSTQKGADLELAILKRFPDASLFIEKPISAAPVEDAFAVARRLPSESVISVGYMLRYLKTVQKAKEIIKEKNLKVVSTVAKYNSAYIHNSKKFWWIMSESGGPVVEQGTHFCDLSRYFGGDVEIDSIKVNRVEWDDPSGKLNAMPVDEKTIPPEERIPRFTAASWKYKDGGVGAFTHNITLQGAKYDTCIEVQADGYYLRIVDLYEEPVLYVRSPDSDEEKVYKYPNDDPYYSEFKIFLDAAEGKGDKNLIHSDFLDAVKTYELTKAITEAK comes from the coding sequence ATGATGCAAAACATTAAAGACGAAGCTTACAAAACCTACCAAAACGTCAAGGACGAAATTTCTTCCCATCTTCCACAATCCGCTCCCGAACCCACTGGCCCTCCTTTTAAGTGCGCTATCTTTGGATGCGGTGGTATTAATTTTGGTACTGCTGAGGGTCCTTGGAATAATTCCCAAAAGCTTGAACTCGTTCTTGGTCATCGTTTACAAGTTGTTGCTCTCTTGTCCCCTCACAAGAGTTCCCACGAACGTGTCCTTAAGCAAAAGGCTGAGACTGAGTACGCCTCTTCTTATGCCAACACTCGTGAATTTTATTCTGCCGATGAATACCTCGAATACTTAGACAGCCACCCCGAGGAGAAGCCCGATGCCTACATTATTGGCATTCCTCCTGAGACCCATGGCTCTACCCAAAAGGGAGCCGATTTGGAATTGGCCATCCTCAAGCGATTCCCTGATGCCTCTCTTTTCATCGAAAAACCAATTTCTGCCGCTCCCGTCGAGGATGCTTTTGCTGTCGCCCGTCGTTTGCCCTCTGAATCCGTTATCTCTGTCGGCTACATGCTTCGTTATTTGAAGACAGTTCAAAAGGCCAAGGAGATAATCAAGGAAAAGAACTTGAAGGTTGTCAGTACTGTAGCCAAGTACAACTCTGCCTACATTCACAACTCGAAGAAGTTCTGGTGGATCATGTCTGAGTCTGGTGGTCCAGTCGTCGAGCAAGGTACCCACTTTTGTGATCTCTCTCGCTACTTTGGTGGTGATGTTGAGATTGATAGTATCAAGGTCAACCGTGTTGAGTGGGATGACCCTAGCGGCAAATTAAATGCTATGCCAGTTGATGAGAAGACAATTCCTCCAGAGGAGCGTATTCCCCGCTTTACCGCTGCCTCATGGAAGTACAAGGACGGTGGTGTTGGTGCTTTTACTCACAACATTACTCTTCAAGGTGCCAAGTATGATACTTGCATTGAAGTTCAGGCTGATGGTTACTACCTTCGTATCGTTGATCTTTATGAAGAGCCCGTCTTGTATGTTCGCTCTCCTGATTCGGACGAAGAAAAGGTTTACAAATACCCCAATGATGACCCATACTACAGTGAGTTCAAGATCTTCTTGGATGCTGCTGAAGGTAAGGGTGACAAGAACCTTATCCATTCCGACTTTTTGGATGCCGTCAAGACCTATGAGCTTACCAAGGCCATCACTGAAGCCAAGTAg
- the mug153 gene encoding protein mug153 (Schizosaccharomyces pombe specific protein): MGSPSLTKTINASLSLHSITQPITLLKTMHYVLQLTILPSAMQHYATLRNFTHPACSVNKQAEQGKEQQQYAMKSQFQFRSGICSKVRSDELGFKGNSLQLNDLPKNPY; encoded by the coding sequence ATGGGTTCTCCCTCTTTAACAAAAACGATTAACGCATCTCTATCGCTTCATTCCATAACACAGCCCATTACGTTACTAAAAACAATGCATTACGTGTTGCAGCTTACAATACTTCCTTCCGCTATGCAACATTACGCAACATTACGCAACTTTACACATCCGGCCTGCtctgtaaacaaacaagcCGAACAGGGTAAAGAACAACAACAATATGCAATGAAATCCCAGTTTCAGTTTCGCAGTGGTATTTGTAGCAAAGTTCGTTCCGATGAGCTTGGTTTCAAAGGAAATTCACTACAATTGAATGATCTACCCAAGAATCCTTACTAA
- the tps3 gene encoding alpha,alpha-trehalose-phosphate synthase, which yields MGRILIAHLFLPSSVGFSFDTVPHDEVGSKFMQKEESKDWIADTPLDESAIVSEEESDDDSLLSDLPEEIDSTNAQSNIATPSPGTVAAAISGIQPPPKTPSSDSPSLENSLSNLNDLFKSRGRHMAFSKNDGTNLSLPPSRHQSPPPSSVLASQRHHRRHDSELEEFARRASRSLSFSMNGTPQRRMTFDAEAWKNVIFKIKPSSFGNASFYNAISAATRSKQFDDHLFVGTCGIPTDSLPDSLKERISHDYITEHSSLVVYPTDTDFVGHYNHYCKNILWPTFHYQIPDNPKSKAYEDHSWANYVKVNKAFADTIVDNYEQDDMIWINDYHLLLVPEMVRERLPRAKIGFFLHIPFPSSEVFRCLATRQEILKGMLGANILGFQIPEFAYHFLQTCSRLVNIDIRKNGVVSFENRQIDVIALPISIDPGFIDRCLASPPVEHWAKVLQDRFRGKHIILSHDKLDPIRGLRSKLISFERFLQKYPEYRENTILLQVAPESLQDSEHLPHISDIVTRINSAYSNIASRHVPVILLRQKLGYAQFLALMMISDALIDNSLREGISLTSHQFIYVQRKRHRPLILSEFVGSASILNDNAIIVNPWDYSKTAEAFRTALTMSEEECQKRNKAMCNLILRHDAASWAVTFQSLIKESWKEQIDMQRIPAFTAQLIKEPYQNAQKRLILLYFEGTISTWGSQYHNVMTSLQRTINLLNMLTSDPKNTVYVFSALSCQELEQLFQRVPKLGIVAENGCFVRSPPKGDATMPVSKKEIAELWKNKVLGTDLTWMKTVSEIFEYYAERTTGAYVENKDATVILHLREAEDDEAAMWAAKECCESVNNFNVPCSATIQNDMVVCRSNKVSKRLAAEDIYSANGGDYDFIFAASNDPDDDTVFSWMKNFKQSKKEVVPFTFSVCVSEHGNSTNADAESSGVFGFLQALEKVYSA from the coding sequence ATGGGGAGAATTTTAATAGCACATTTGTTTCTTCCTTCCTCAGTTGGATTCTCCTTCGATACAGTCCCGCACGATGAAGTTGGATCCAAGTTTATGCAAAAGGAAGAGTCGAAGGATTGGATTGCCGATACCCCTTTAGATGAGAGTGCCATCGTATCGGAAGAGGAATCAGACGATGACTCTTTGCTCTCAGACCTCCCCGAGGAGATTGACTCGACGAATGCACAAAGTAATATTGCGACCCCTTCTCCCGGTACAGTAGCTGCGGCGATCAGCGGGATTCAACCTCCTCCTAAAACGCCTTCGTCGGACTCCCCGTCGTTGGAGAATTCGTTGTCAAACCTCAATGACTTGTTCAAGTCGAGAGGCCGCCATATggctttttccaaaaatgaCGGCACCAATCTCTCTCTCCCTCCTTCTCGTCACCAGTCTCCTCCTCCCTCTAGTGTCCTTGCGTCGCAACGCCATCACCGTCGCCATGACAGTGAATTAGAAGAGTTTGCTCGTCGTGCCTCTCGCTCTTTATCCTTTAGTATGAATGGAACACCCCAGCGACGTATGACTTTTGACGCAGAAGCTTGGAAAAACGTtatctttaaaatcaaaCCCAGCTCCTTTGGTAACGCAAGTTTTTACAATGCCATCAGTGCTGCCACCCGTTCCAAGCAATTCGACGACCATCTTTTTGTCGGTACCTGCGGCATCCCCACCGACTCTCTTCCCGATTCCCTGAAAGAACGTATTTCTCACGACTACATAACTGAACACAGCAGTCTTGTTGTCTATCCCACTGATACCGATTTTGTGGGTCACTACAATCATTACTGCAAGAATATCCTTTGGCCCACCTTCCACTACCAAATCCCCGACAATCCAAAGTCTAAGGCATACGAGGATCATTCCTGGGCTAATTATGTTAAAGTCAACAAAGCATTTGCTGATACCATTGTTGATAACTACGAACAGGACGATATGATTTGGATTAATGACTATCATTTACTGTTAGTTCCTGAAATGGTCCGTGAACGTCTTCCTCGCGCAAAGATCGGCTTTTTCTTGCACATTCCCTTTCCTTCCTCAGAAGTCTTCCGTTGTCTGGCGACGCGTcaagaaattttgaaggGCATGCTCGGTGCAAACATTTTGGGCTTCCAGATTCCCGAATTTGcttatcattttcttcagaCCTGTTCTCGACTAGTCAACATTGACATTCGCAAGAATGGCGTCGTCTCTTTTGAAAACCGCCAGATAGATGTGATTGCCCTTCCGATCTCCATCGACCCAGGATTCATCGATCGCTGCCTTGCCAGTCCACCAGTGGAGCATTGGGCCAAGGTATTGCAGGATCGATTCAGAGGTAAACATATTATCCTTTCTCACGACAAGCTTGACCCCATTCGTGGTTTGCGCTCCAagttaatttcttttgagcgatttttacaaaagtaCCCCGAGTATCGTGAAAACACCATTTTACTTCAGGTTGCCCCCGAATCCCTACAGGACAGTGAGCATCTTCCTCACATCTCCGACATTGTCACCCGAATAAACTCTGCCTATTCCAACATTGCCTCTCGTCACGTGCCCGTTATTTTGCTGAGACAGAAACTTGGTTATGCACAGTTTTTGGCTTTAATGATGATATCCGATGCCTTAATTGACAATTCCTTACGTGAGGGAATTAGCTTGACTAGCcatcaatttatttatgtgCAGCGCAAGAGACACAGGCCATTAATTCTTAGTGAATTCGTTGGCAGCGCCTCTATCTTGAATGACAATGCCATTATTGTCAACCCATGGGATTACAGCAAAACAGCAGAGGCTTTCCGCACTGCATTAACCATGTCTGAAGAAGAGTGCCAAAAACGCAACAAGGCAATGTGTAATTTGATTCTCCGTCACGATGCTGCTTCTTGGGCAGTTACTTTCCAGAGTTTGATTAAGGAATCTTGGAAGGAACAAATCGATATGCAACGGATTCCAGCATTCACCGCACAACTTATCAAGGAGCCCTATCAAAATGCACAAAAGCGCTtgattttactttattttgaaGGAACCATTTCCACTTGGGGTTCTCAATACCATAACGTTATGACGAGTTTGCAACGTACTATCAATTTGCTGAACATGTTGACGTCTGATCCTAAAAACACTGTTTACGTTTTCAGTGCGCTTAGCTGTCAGGAGCTGGAGCAACTATTTCAACGTGTTCCAAAGTTGGGTATCGTTGCCGAAAATGGTTGCTTTGTTAGATCGCCTCCTAAAGGTGATGCAACAATGCCAGTTTCCAAGAAGGAAATTGCCGAGTTGTGGAAAAATAAGGTATTAGGCACCGATTTAACTTGGATGAAGACGGTTTCTGAAATTTTCGAGTACTATGCCGAGCGTACTACCGGTGCATATGTGGAGAATAAAGATGCCACAGTTATTTTGCACCTTCGTGAAGCTGAAGATGATGAGGCAGCCATGTGGGCAGCCAAAGAATGCTGTGAATCTGTTAACAACTTCAATGTTCCCTGTAGCGCTACTATTCAAAATGATATGGTCGTTTGCCGATCCAACAAAGTATCCAAACGCCTTGCTGCTGAGGATATATACTCGGCTAATGGTGGAGATTATGACTTTATTTTTGCAGCTAGTAACGACCCTGATGATGATACAGTCTTTTCATggatgaaaaatttcaagcAAAGTAAGAAAGAAGTTGTACCATTTACATTCTCTGTTTGTGTCTCTGAACATGGTAATTCTACCAATGCCGATGCTGAAAGTTCTGGTGTATTTGGGTTCTTGCAAGCGCTTGAGAAAGTTTACTCCGCTTAA